In Nitrosospira briensis C-128, a genomic segment contains:
- a CDS encoding ATP-binding protein translates to MHRLFWKIFLSFWLTLIIFSALVMFAASSYLEHTRTQQDIGSMRVRLSEYFNQGQAAAKQKGIEGLKEWLENLDRSEAIPIFLIDETGQDVLEREIPAYIIARLDRRREYAERMERKGSRHLQSIRLADGSAYRMVPDFQSITLRRVLQRPRVIALPVAVAALVSALICLLLSRYLTFPLERLRRATQHIAAGDLTQRVAPSMGNRRDEIADLAGAFDRMAERLEKVFGAQRQLLSDASHELRSPLARLQVALGLARQRSNGQAEKELDRIETEIERLNELIGQLLELSRLEAGVDAAHIEKVDIRELLEGLINDAQFEAESRGCEVKLKNAFPAGVKANTRLLRSAIENVVRNAVKYTKPDTAVEISMLADAGNPDSIVIQVRDHGPGVPEKMLLRLFEPFVRVEEARDSLSGGHGLGLAIADRAIRLYGGEIVAKNESDGGLSILIRLQLAAN, encoded by the coding sequence GTGCACAGACTTTTCTGGAAAATATTTCTGTCGTTCTGGCTTACGCTGATTATCTTTTCTGCATTGGTTATGTTTGCTGCTTCAAGTTATCTCGAACATACACGAACACAACAAGATATCGGCAGCATGCGCGTACGCCTGTCGGAATACTTCAATCAAGGTCAGGCAGCCGCAAAACAGAAAGGTATCGAAGGTCTCAAGGAATGGCTGGAAAATCTGGATCGCAGCGAAGCAATACCCATTTTTCTTATCGATGAAACAGGACAGGATGTGCTTGAGCGAGAGATTCCCGCTTATATCATTGCAAGACTGGATCGAAGGCGGGAATACGCTGAACGCATGGAACGAAAAGGATCGCGCCACCTGCAGTCCATACGGTTGGCGGATGGAAGCGCCTACCGCATGGTTCCCGACTTCCAGAGTATTACCTTGCGTAGAGTCTTGCAGCGCCCAAGAGTTATTGCGCTTCCCGTGGCGGTGGCAGCTCTGGTCAGTGCGCTGATTTGCCTGTTGCTCAGCCGTTACCTGACCTTTCCGCTCGAGCGGTTGCGCCGCGCCACCCAGCATATTGCAGCGGGTGATCTTACCCAGCGTGTTGCCCCATCCATGGGTAACCGCCGCGATGAAATTGCGGATCTGGCGGGCGCATTCGACAGAATGGCTGAACGGCTCGAAAAGGTATTTGGCGCACAACGGCAGTTACTGAGTGACGCCTCCCATGAGTTGCGTTCTCCACTCGCGCGTTTGCAGGTCGCGTTGGGCCTTGCCCGGCAGCGATCAAACGGTCAGGCGGAAAAAGAGCTCGACCGCATCGAAACCGAGATAGAACGGCTGAATGAATTGATCGGGCAACTTCTTGAACTCTCTCGCCTGGAAGCAGGGGTGGATGCTGCGCATATCGAGAAGGTCGATATACGCGAACTGCTCGAAGGACTCATCAATGATGCACAATTCGAAGCGGAATCAAGGGGCTGTGAAGTCAAGCTGAAGAACGCTTTTCCGGCCGGTGTCAAGGCAAATACCAGGTTGCTTCGCAGCGCCATTGAAAACGTCGTGCGCAATGCCGTCAAGTACACCAAACCGGATACGGCAGTAGAAATAAGCATGCTGGCCGATGCGGGTAATCCGGATAGCATCGTTATTCAGGTTCGGGACCATGGACCCGGCGTACCCGAAAAAATGTTACTCCGTCTTTTTGAGCCGTTCGTGAGGGTAGAGGAGGCCAGAGATAGTCTAAGCGGCGGACACGGGCTCGGGTTAGCCATCGCTGATCGTGCCATTCGGCTGTATGGTGGCGAAATTGTGGCAAAAAACGAATCGGATGGAGGGTTGAGTATTCTCATCCGCTTGCAGCTTGCCGCGAATTGA
- a CDS encoding FAD-dependent oxidoreductase, which yields MMNEVSGSLLSSTPGPVDDVSANAADMSLPPSLASRREQMFPKLAPAEVDRLRRFGEVHTWQPGELLFEASKTGPGMFVLLDGHVLVTRKNCLGIEVPIVENGPGDFMAEIGQLSGRPSLVYGHALDVVEALVINSPSLRAVVVAEAELGERIMRALILRRMGLIETGAGGPILIGPADGAGMVRLRGFLSRNGHPHLALDPKLNSIAKDVMKLHEPRPNELPLVICPDGTVLKCPTERELAHRLGLYIELSADRVYDVAIVGAGPAGLACAVYAASEGLSVLVLDTLAFGGQAGASARIENYLGFPTGISGQALAGRAYVQAQKFGAEMVVPVEVTSLDCTSVPHAIKLDCGTRISAKTVVIATGAKYRRPAIPELEKYEGRGIYYWVSPIEAALCGQEEVILVGGGNAAGQAIVFLANHAAHVHHLIRGPDLAKSMSKYLIDRIGALANVTLHPESDIVAIEGSEEGVSSVHWRHRKDGSMQTKSTRRIFLFVGADPNTGWLDNCGVKVNDKGFVCTGLDLLPADYARSAYSTDGHHPLPLETSVPGVFAIGDARANSTKRVAAAVGEGAAAAAQVHARLASQNAINRA from the coding sequence ATGATGAACGAAGTTTCCGGTAGTTTGCTCTCGTCGACGCCCGGTCCGGTGGACGACGTTTCCGCCAACGCGGCGGATATGTCCCTGCCTCCAAGTCTGGCATCGCGCCGCGAGCAGATGTTTCCCAAGCTCGCCCCGGCAGAAGTTGATCGGTTACGGCGTTTCGGTGAGGTACATACCTGGCAGCCCGGCGAATTATTATTCGAGGCCAGCAAGACCGGGCCCGGCATGTTCGTTTTGCTGGATGGGCACGTCCTGGTTACGCGCAAAAATTGTCTTGGAATCGAGGTTCCCATCGTTGAAAACGGACCGGGCGACTTCATGGCCGAAATCGGCCAGCTTTCGGGACGCCCTTCTCTTGTCTATGGACACGCGCTCGACGTGGTCGAAGCCTTGGTGATAAATTCACCTTCGTTGCGCGCCGTGGTCGTGGCCGAAGCCGAGCTCGGGGAACGAATCATGAGAGCCCTGATCCTGCGGCGTATGGGATTGATCGAAACCGGCGCAGGCGGCCCGATATTGATCGGTCCCGCCGACGGTGCAGGCATGGTGCGATTGCGGGGATTTCTTTCAAGGAACGGCCATCCTCATCTGGCGCTGGATCCGAAGCTGAATAGCATCGCGAAAGACGTGATGAAGCTCCACGAACCGCGCCCGAATGAATTGCCTTTGGTTATCTGCCCCGATGGAACGGTCCTCAAGTGTCCCACCGAAAGGGAACTTGCGCACCGCCTCGGCTTGTATATCGAGCTGAGCGCTGACCGCGTTTACGACGTTGCGATCGTCGGCGCCGGGCCCGCCGGCCTTGCGTGCGCGGTATATGCGGCGTCGGAAGGGCTTTCCGTGCTGGTGCTCGACACCCTTGCATTCGGCGGTCAAGCGGGCGCCAGCGCCAGGATCGAAAATTATCTCGGTTTCCCGACCGGTATCTCCGGCCAGGCGCTCGCCGGACGCGCTTACGTTCAGGCGCAGAAATTCGGTGCTGAAATGGTGGTGCCCGTCGAAGTGACATCGCTGGATTGCACCTCTGTTCCCCACGCAATCAAGCTGGATTGCGGCACACGGATTTCGGCCAAAACCGTAGTGATCGCGACGGGCGCAAAATATCGGCGTCCCGCCATACCCGAACTCGAGAAATATGAAGGTCGCGGCATCTATTACTGGGTGTCGCCGATCGAGGCCGCGCTGTGTGGACAGGAAGAAGTCATACTGGTTGGCGGCGGCAATGCAGCCGGGCAGGCAATAGTATTCCTGGCGAACCACGCAGCGCATGTGCATCACCTGATTCGTGGCCCCGACCTTGCAAAAAGCATGTCGAAATATCTCATTGACCGCATTGGGGCACTCGCGAATGTTACGCTGCACCCGGAATCAGATATTGTTGCAATCGAAGGCTCCGAGGAAGGCGTGAGCAGCGTTCACTGGCGCCATCGTAAAGACGGCAGCATGCAGACGAAATCTACCCGGCGCATATTCCTGTTCGTGGGAGCCGATCCAAACACTGGTTGGCTCGATAATTGCGGCGTGAAAGTAAATGATAAAGGATTCGTTTGCACCGGCCTCGATCTGTTACCGGCCGACTACGCGCGGTCGGCGTATTCGACGGACGGTCACCATCCCCTGCCGCTTGAAACGTCGGTACCGGGGGTATTCGCGATCGGTGACGCGCGTGCCAACTCAACCAAGCGTGTCGCCGCCGCCGTGGGCGAAGGCGCCGCGGCGGCGGCGCAGGTGCATGCCCGGCTGGCATCACAGAACGCTATCAATAGAGCATAG